Proteins encoded by one window of Conger conger chromosome 1, fConCon1.1, whole genome shotgun sequence:
- the ptdss1a gene encoding phosphatidylserine synthase 1 isoform X2 — MASVMGSRTLSKDDVNYRLHFRMINEQQVEDITIDFFYKPHTITLLTCTVVSLMYFAFTRNDADPDSNLWVGFILVMSFFLIISILAFPNGPFTRPHPAIWRMVFGLSVLYFLFLVFIIFLNWEQVKKLMYWLDPNLRYATREADVMEYAVNCHVITWERILSHFDIFAFGHFWGWAMKALLIRSYGLCWTISITWELTELFFMHLLPNFAECWWDQVILDILLCNGGGIWLGMTVCRFLEIRTYHWASIKDIHTTTGKIKRAVLQFTPASWTYVRWFDPKSSFQRVAGIYLFMIIWQLTELNTFFLKHIFVFQACHALSWCRILFIGIITAPTVRQYYAYLTDTQCKRVGTQCWVFGAIAFLEALACIKFGHDLFSKTQVLYVILWLLCVAFITFLCLFGMVWYAENYGPRQKTFSECEDSSFIDSCGYIPETFKAVEKEAGSSAAPSRRKRGSGKNKASNGLGSKK; from the exons ATGGCGTCCGTGATGGGGTCCCGAACTCTGAGCAAAGATGATGTCAATTATAGGCTACATTTTCGCATGATTAACGAGCAGCAAGTGGAAGATATCACAATTGACTTTTTCTACAAacctcacaccatcacactgttGACCTGCACAGTGGTCAGCTTGATGTACTTTGCCTTTACCAG GAATGATGCAGATCCTGACAGCAACCTCTGGGTGGGCTTCATCTTGGTGATGTCCTTCTTCCTGATCATCAGCATCCTTGCATTTCCCAATG GTCCGTTCACCAGGCCACATCCAGCAATATGGCGCATGGTTTTTG GTCTGAGTGTATTGTACTTCCTGTTCCTGGTCTTCATCATCTTCCTAAACTGGGAACAGGTGAAGAAGCTGATGTACTGGCTGGATCCCAACCTGCGGTATGCAACCCGGGAGGCGGACGTCATG GAATATGCAGTCAATTGCCATGTGATCACCTGGGAGCGAATCCTGAGCCACTTTGACATCTTTGCCTTTGGACACTTCTGGGGCTGGGCCATGAAAGCCCTGCTCATCCGCAGCTATGGGCTCTGCTGGACCATCAGCATCACCTGGGAGCTCACAGAG CTCTTTTTCATGCACCTGCTGCCCAACTTCGCAGAGTGCTGGTGGGATCAGGTGATCCTGGACATTCTGCTGTGTAACGGAGGGGGGATCTGGCTGGGCATGACGGTCTGCCGCTTTCTGGAGATCCGCACGTACCACTGGGCCAGCATCAA ggACATCCACACAACAACGGGAAAGATAAAGCGTGCTGTGCTACAGTTCACACCTGCCAGTTGGACATATGTGCGCTGGTTTGATCCCAAATCCTCCTTCCAGAGGGTGGCCGGTATCTACCTCTTCATGATCATCTGGCAG CTGACCGAGCTGAACACCTTCTTCTTGAAGCACATATTTGTGTTCCAGGCTTGTCATGCACTCAGCTGGTGCAGAATACTGTTCATAGGAATCATCACTGCCCCCACAGTCCG gcAGTATTATGCAtacctcacagacacacagtgcaaaAGAGTTGGGACACAGTGCTGGGTCTTCGG TGCTATTGCTTTCTTGGAAGCCCTGGCATGTATTAAATTTGGACACGACCTGTTCTCCAAAACCCAGGTCCTGTATGTCATACTCTGGCTCCTGTGTGTG GCCTTCATTACTTTCCTGTGTCTGTTCGGGATGGTGTGGTACGCAGAGAACTACGGCCCCAGGCAGAAG ACCTTTTCAGAATGTGAGGACAGTAGCTTCATAGATTCGTGTGGATATATTCCTGAAacatttaaag CGGTAGAGAAGGAGGCTGGGAGCTCTGCGGCCCCGTCTAGACGGAAGAGAGGCTCGGGGAAGAACAAGGCCTCTAACGGCCTGGGGAGCAAGAAGTAA
- the ptdss1a gene encoding phosphatidylserine synthase 1 isoform X1 has product MASVMGSRTLSKDDVNYRLHFRMINEQQVEDITIDFFYKPHTITLLTCTVVSLMYFAFTRNDADPDSNLWVGFILVMSFFLIISILAFPNGPFTRPHPAIWRMVFGLSVLYFLFLVFIIFLNWEQVKKLMYWLDPNLRYATREADVMEYAVNCHVITWERILSHFDIFAFGHFWGWAMKALLIRSYGLCWTISITWELTELFFMHLLPNFAECWWDQVILDILLCNGGGIWLGMTVCRFLEIRTYHWASIKDIHTTTGKIKRAVLQFTPASWTYVRWFDPKSSFQRVAGIYLFMIIWQLTELNTFFLKHIFVFQACHALSWCRILFIGIITAPTVRQYYAYLTDTQCKRVGTQCWVFGAIAFLEALACIKFGHDLFSKTQVLYVILWLLCVAFITFLCLFGMVWYAENYGPRQKTFSECEDSSFIDSCGYIPETFKAAVEKEAGSSAAPSRRKRGSGKNKASNGLGSKK; this is encoded by the exons ATGGCGTCCGTGATGGGGTCCCGAACTCTGAGCAAAGATGATGTCAATTATAGGCTACATTTTCGCATGATTAACGAGCAGCAAGTGGAAGATATCACAATTGACTTTTTCTACAAacctcacaccatcacactgttGACCTGCACAGTGGTCAGCTTGATGTACTTTGCCTTTACCAG GAATGATGCAGATCCTGACAGCAACCTCTGGGTGGGCTTCATCTTGGTGATGTCCTTCTTCCTGATCATCAGCATCCTTGCATTTCCCAATG GTCCGTTCACCAGGCCACATCCAGCAATATGGCGCATGGTTTTTG GTCTGAGTGTATTGTACTTCCTGTTCCTGGTCTTCATCATCTTCCTAAACTGGGAACAGGTGAAGAAGCTGATGTACTGGCTGGATCCCAACCTGCGGTATGCAACCCGGGAGGCGGACGTCATG GAATATGCAGTCAATTGCCATGTGATCACCTGGGAGCGAATCCTGAGCCACTTTGACATCTTTGCCTTTGGACACTTCTGGGGCTGGGCCATGAAAGCCCTGCTCATCCGCAGCTATGGGCTCTGCTGGACCATCAGCATCACCTGGGAGCTCACAGAG CTCTTTTTCATGCACCTGCTGCCCAACTTCGCAGAGTGCTGGTGGGATCAGGTGATCCTGGACATTCTGCTGTGTAACGGAGGGGGGATCTGGCTGGGCATGACGGTCTGCCGCTTTCTGGAGATCCGCACGTACCACTGGGCCAGCATCAA ggACATCCACACAACAACGGGAAAGATAAAGCGTGCTGTGCTACAGTTCACACCTGCCAGTTGGACATATGTGCGCTGGTTTGATCCCAAATCCTCCTTCCAGAGGGTGGCCGGTATCTACCTCTTCATGATCATCTGGCAG CTGACCGAGCTGAACACCTTCTTCTTGAAGCACATATTTGTGTTCCAGGCTTGTCATGCACTCAGCTGGTGCAGAATACTGTTCATAGGAATCATCACTGCCCCCACAGTCCG gcAGTATTATGCAtacctcacagacacacagtgcaaaAGAGTTGGGACACAGTGCTGGGTCTTCGG TGCTATTGCTTTCTTGGAAGCCCTGGCATGTATTAAATTTGGACACGACCTGTTCTCCAAAACCCAGGTCCTGTATGTCATACTCTGGCTCCTGTGTGTG GCCTTCATTACTTTCCTGTGTCTGTTCGGGATGGTGTGGTACGCAGAGAACTACGGCCCCAGGCAGAAG ACCTTTTCAGAATGTGAGGACAGTAGCTTCATAGATTCGTGTGGATATATTCCTGAAacatttaaag CAGCGGTAGAGAAGGAGGCTGGGAGCTCTGCGGCCCCGTCTAGACGGAAGAGAGGCTCGGGGAAGAACAAGGCCTCTAACGGCCTGGGGAGCAAGAAGTAA
- the LOC133123363 gene encoding E3 ubiquitin-protein ligase NHLRC1-like, with product MSLVPAPLSTGRLGPEALLNEIHTNLLECKVCFEKFSGQQRERRPRNLPCGHVLCLECLTLLSHPLLHKLECPFCRQLCSVSDTSDCLPLFDLSELLVCGSPRPAVPHRVSGSIGQVGGLESGTLQLHSAFGGWGNLVNPTGLAVFGSSGAVAVVHDSDRRVAIFSPQGRRLHKFGHRGHAPAEICHPLDVAVAPSGHVIITDAGDSSVKVFTSRGRSVVTIRDSFKLPWGVEVDGCGHILVTDAQAGTLSEVVVDFAHSLTVLNRLVSTDLQCPRSVASCRVTGNVAVVEHTGGLAERGTGSDCAQITIFNSELTLLTKIDTFGLMLVSPVRLCISAVAFDREGYVIAADVGQGMIWSLGKPQNPPVLTPLISRGMVRPMGLVATAQNMLLVLDSGDHSVKLYVANSDLSKTQS from the coding sequence ATGTCACTAGTCCCTGCCCCCCTCAGCACTGGACGTTTGGGACCGGAGGCGCTCCTGAATGAGATCCACACCAATCTGCTGGAGTGCAAAGTATGCTTTGAGAAGTTCAGCGGGCAGCAGAGGGAGCGCAGGCCTCGGAACCTCCCCTGCGGTCATGTACTCTGTCTGGAGTGCCTCACcctgctctcccaccccctTCTGCACAAACTGGAGTGCCCCTTCTGCAGGCAGCTGTGCAGCGTGTCTGACACCTCCGACTGCCTGCCCCTTTTCGACCTGTCAGAGCTGCTGGTGTGCGGTAGCCCCAGGCCTGCTGTCCCGCACAGGGTGAGTGGAAGCATTGGCCAGGTTGGGGGGCTGGAGTCCGGGACACTGCAGTTGCACTCTGCCTTCGGGGGCTGGGGGAACCTGGTCAACCCCACAGGGCTGGCCGTGTTTGGGTCTTCAGGGGCGGTGGCAGTGGTGCATGACAGCGACAGGAGGGTAGCAATCTTCAGTCCCCAGGGGAGGCGGCTGCACAAGTTTGGACACAGAGGCCACGCCCCTGCTGAAATCTGCCACCCTCTCGATGTCGCAGTGGCACCCAGTGGGCATGTGATCATAACGGATGCGGGTGACAGCTCTGTGAAGGTGTTCACCTCCAGGGGGCGCAGTGTGGTGACCATCCGGGACTCATTCAAGCTGCCCTGGGGTGTGGAGGTGGATGGATGTGGGCACATCTTGGTGACGGATGCCCAGGCGGGCACACTGTCAGAAGTGGTGGTGGACTTTGCCCACTCCCTTACAGTGCTGAACAGACTAGTTAGCACTGACCTGCAGTGCCCCAGGTCAGTGGCCTCGTGCCGGGTCACTGGGAACGTTGCTGTGGTGGAGCACACTGGAGGCCTGGCAGAAAGAGGAACTGGCAGTGACTGTGCACAGATCACTATATTCAACAGTGAGCTCACCCTCCTCACGAAGATTGACACCTTTGGCCTCATGCTTGTTTCCCCAGTGAGGCTATGCATCTCTGCTGTGGCTTTTGATAGAGAGGGATATGTGATTGCGGCAGATGTGGGGCAGGGGATGATTTGGAGTTTGGGGAAGCCCCAGAATCCCCCAGTCCTGACCCCACTGATCAGTCGTGGAATGGTACGTCCTATGGGTCTTGTAGCCACTGCTCAAAACATGTTGCTTGTCCTGGACAGTGGCGATCACTCTGTGAAGTTGTATGTGGCCAATTCAGACCTCAGTAAAACACAGTCGTGA